A part of Deinococcus aerolatus genomic DNA contains:
- a CDS encoding tellurite resistance TerB family protein, producing MGFLDRLKAMGAQAGKEAQDTWGRFNNAAFADATMAACALIGAADGKIDQNERTRTAQFITTSDRLKTFNVSDLRDKYDRYCDKITADFDFGKIELMQVIGKVAGKPDQARAVVQLAVVIANSDGDFDEKEMGVVREVAQTLRLDPAEFGV from the coding sequence ATGGGCTTTCTAGATCGGCTCAAGGCAATGGGCGCGCAGGCAGGCAAGGAAGCGCAGGACACCTGGGGGCGCTTCAACAACGCGGCCTTTGCGGACGCCACGATGGCCGCGTGTGCGCTGATCGGCGCGGCGGACGGCAAGATCGACCAGAACGAACGCACCCGCACCGCGCAGTTCATCACCACCAGCGACAGGCTCAAGACGTTCAATGTCTCTGATCTGCGCGACAAGTACGACCGATACTGCGACAAGATCACCGCCGATTTCGACTTCGGCAAAATCGAGCTGATGCAGGTTATCGGCAAGGTGGCGGGCAAGCCCGATCAGGCCCGCGCGGTGGTACAACTCGCCGTGGTGATCGCCAATTCGGACGGCGACTTCGACGAGAAGGAAATGGGCGTCGTGCGCGAAGTGGCCCAGACCCTCCGGCTCGATCCGGCGGAATTCGGGGTCTGA
- a CDS encoding DEAD/DEAH box helicase, with the protein MTRTRTPESRNTDARNTERPRPQHDRQDAPRAESAAPTRPAAAVVDWHTLLGDRTPTPVQAGAIPALLSGRDVITTARTGSGKTLAFLIPAAARGIGMNPVRGIRPEVLVVTPTRELAVQIRDVARELGMTAGRITGGITPGQTRSEATGKGLISGTPGRLKDLISRRELNLSGLRYVVLDEADELLSLGFLKDVGDILRSAQTQAGQKIQIAMASATFPAEIRGVAQQFMVNPERIDIAPAARAENTNPDDILGGATGATHLLVHTTRDDVLDVAAEQTLEALRAPGGCVVIFSRTKSLVKRRAERLETLLPGEIVSPLQGNMDQKKRERTMALLREGKSRVLVATDIAGRGIDLPEVRLVIHMDVAQTAEDHVHRSGRTARAGRPGVNLVLLIPEQRGLWQTVRRGLPPALHPPLTTQEAQVDRAIQEKQGRGSGNGLMPGESGGRGRSQGGQGRSTQGQGGGQPRGQSQARGHAPQGGHADRGGRGAQSSGQRRSETGGGAPAGTGAGRVGPQRARGRGGRGRS; encoded by the coding sequence ATGACCCGAACCCGTACCCCTGAATCCCGCAACACAGACGCTCGCAACACCGAACGTCCCCGCCCCCAGCACGACCGTCAGGACGCGCCGCGCGCCGAAAGCGCTGCCCCCACCCGCCCCGCCGCTGCGGTGGTCGACTGGCATACCCTGCTGGGTGACCGCACGCCCACCCCCGTGCAGGCCGGTGCCATTCCCGCGCTGCTGTCCGGGCGCGACGTGATCACCACCGCCAGGACCGGCAGCGGCAAGACGCTGGCCTTCCTGATTCCTGCCGCCGCGCGCGGCATCGGCATGAACCCTGTGCGCGGCATTCGGCCCGAGGTGCTGGTGGTCACGCCCACCCGCGAGCTGGCCGTGCAGATCCGTGACGTGGCGCGCGAGCTGGGCATGACCGCCGGGCGCATCACCGGGGGCATCACGCCGGGACAGACCCGCAGCGAGGCCACCGGCAAGGGCCTGATCTCCGGCACGCCGGGCCGGCTCAAGGACCTGATCAGCCGCCGCGAACTGAACCTCTCGGGGCTGCGCTACGTGGTGCTGGACGAGGCCGACGAGCTGCTGTCGCTGGGCTTCCTCAAGGACGTGGGCGACATCCTGCGCTCGGCGCAGACCCAGGCCGGGCAGAAGATCCAGATCGCCATGGCCTCGGCCACCTTCCCCGCCGAGATTCGTGGCGTGGCCCAGCAGTTCATGGTCAACCCCGAACGCATCGACATCGCCCCGGCGGCCCGCGCCGAGAACACCAACCCCGATGACATCCTGGGCGGCGCGACCGGGGCCACGCACCTGCTGGTCCACACCACCCGCGACGACGTGCTGGACGTGGCCGCCGAGCAGACCCTTGAGGCGCTGCGGGCCCCGGGCGGCTGCGTGGTGATCTTCTCGCGCACCAAGTCGCTGGTCAAGCGCCGCGCCGAGCGCCTGGAAACCCTGCTGCCCGGCGAGATTGTCAGCCCACTGCAGGGCAACATGGACCAGAAGAAGCGCGAGCGCACCATGGCCCTGCTGCGCGAGGGCAAGTCCCGCGTGCTGGTGGCCACCGACATCGCCGGACGCGGCATCGATCTGCCGGAAGTGCGCCTCGTGATCCACATGGACGTGGCCCAGACTGCCGAGGACCACGTGCACCGTTCGGGCCGCACGGCGCGTGCGGGCCGGCCCGGCGTGAACCTGGTGCTGCTGATTCCCGAGCAGCGTGGGCTGTGGCAGACCGTGCGCCGGGGGCTGCCGCCCGCGCTGCACCCGCCGCTGACCACCCAGGAAGCCCAGGTCGACCGGGCCATTCAGGAAAAGCAGGGGCGCGGCTCCGGCAACGGCCTGATGCCCGGCGAGAGCGGCGGGCGCGGCAGAAGCCAGGGCGGACAGGGCAGGAGCACTCAGGGCCAGGGCGGCGGTCAGCCGCGCGGTCAGTCCCAGGCCCGTGGCCACGCGCCGCAGGGTGGACATGCCGACCGGGGCGGGCGCGGCGCCCAGTCGTCCGGTCAGCGCCGCTCGGAAACCGGCGGGGGCGCCCCTGCTGGAACGGGTGCGGGCCGCGTGGGGCCGCAGCGTGCGCGGGGCCGCGGCGGACGCGGGCGCAGCTAG
- a CDS encoding TerD family protein: MALSLKKGGNISLSKQDANLQRIIVGLGWDPRPTDGQAFDLDACAFLLNAGGKVRGDHDFIFYNQLRSTDGSVEHTGDNRTGDGDGDDEAIKINLTQVPAEIDKIAVSVTIDEAEARRQNFGQVGGAFIRVVNEDNGQELTRFDLGEDFSTETAVIFGEIYRHSGEWKFRAVGQGYTGGLGPLARNYGVNV; the protein is encoded by the coding sequence ATGGCACTTTCACTGAAAAAAGGCGGCAACATATCCCTGAGCAAGCAGGACGCCAACCTGCAGCGCATCATCGTGGGCCTGGGCTGGGACCCGCGCCCCACCGACGGACAGGCCTTCGATCTGGACGCCTGCGCGTTCCTGCTCAATGCAGGCGGCAAGGTGCGCGGCGATCATGATTTCATCTTCTATAACCAGCTTCGCAGCACGGACGGCAGCGTGGAGCATACCGGCGACAACCGCACCGGTGACGGTGACGGTGACGACGAGGCCATCAAGATCAACCTGACGCAGGTGCCGGCCGAGATCGACAAGATCGCCGTGAGCGTGACCATCGACGAGGCCGAGGCCCGGCGCCAGAACTTCGGGCAGGTGGGCGGCGCGTTTATTCGCGTGGTCAACGAGGACAATGGCCAGGAACTGACCCGCTTTGATCTGGGCGAGGATTTCAGCACCGAGACCGCCGTGATCTTCGGCGAGATCTACCGCCACAGCGGCGAGTGGAAGTTCCGTGCGGTGGGTCAGGGCTACACCGGCGGTCTGGGGCCGCTGGCCCGCAATTACGGCGTGAACGTTTAG
- a CDS encoding VWA domain-containing protein encodes MTGPGVLQAGQRVPLSTLGVGQRLSVDIHCTLDGADIAAFGLQGGRLADDRYMVFFNQPRSPEGALELVRQGVDTSFGVDLAALPPALTEIYFTATHDTLPIAGAGALSVKVGDASFDVKPHLKAEKAVMLVRLYRHADGWRLATVAQGFNGGLDALVRHFGGEVEEAVTPTPSPPAAVNLRKERQRVLLEKAEREQPQLVSLIKTATVSLEKRGLADARYRVKLVLDISGSMAREYRSGAVQALAERALALAARLDDDGEVEVYLFGVKAHRSGTLSLDNVSGFVDRLKVKLEGGTHYSPVMKLVREDAAKEGHDLPCLVLFITDGGTSNPAVVVRQMTDAAHEPIFWKFMGIEEGRVNFDFLEKLDDLPGRVVDNADFFRVPAPIRIADAELFELLLNELDSWQRDARAAGILRG; translated from the coding sequence ATGACCGGGCCGGGCGTTCTCCAGGCGGGTCAGCGCGTGCCGCTCAGCACGCTGGGCGTGGGCCAGCGCCTGAGCGTGGACATCCACTGCACGCTGGACGGTGCGGACATTGCCGCCTTCGGCCTGCAGGGCGGCCGGCTGGCCGATGACCGCTACATGGTGTTCTTCAACCAGCCGCGCAGCCCGGAAGGGGCGCTGGAACTGGTCCGGCAGGGCGTGGACACCAGTTTTGGCGTGGACCTCGCCGCCCTGCCCCCTGCCCTCACCGAGATCTACTTCACTGCCACGCATGACACCCTGCCGATTGCCGGGGCGGGGGCGCTGTCGGTCAAGGTTGGGGACGCAAGTTTTGATGTCAAACCCCACCTGAAGGCCGAGAAGGCCGTTATGCTGGTCCGGCTGTACCGCCACGCGGACGGCTGGCGGCTGGCGACGGTGGCGCAGGGCTTTAACGGCGGACTGGACGCGCTGGTGCGGCACTTCGGCGGTGAGGTGGAGGAGGCTGTGACGCCCACACCCTCTCCTCCAGCCGCCGTCAACCTCCGCAAGGAGCGGCAGCGCGTGCTGCTCGAAAAGGCCGAGCGCGAGCAGCCACAGCTGGTCAGCCTGATTAAAACTGCCACGGTCAGTCTGGAAAAGCGCGGACTGGCCGACGCCCGCTACAGGGTCAAGCTGGTGCTGGACATCAGCGGCAGCATGGCGCGCGAGTACCGCAGCGGCGCGGTACAGGCGCTGGCCGAGCGTGCCCTGGCGCTGGCCGCCCGCCTGGACGACGACGGCGAGGTGGAAGTCTACCTGTTTGGCGTGAAGGCCCACCGCAGCGGCACGCTGTCGCTGGACAACGTGTCGGGCTTTGTGGACCGCCTGAAAGTCAAGCTGGAAGGCGGCACCCACTACAGCCCGGTCATGAAACTGGTGCGCGAGGACGCCGCGAAAGAAGGCCATGACCTGCCGTGTCTGGTGCTGTTTATTACCGACGGTGGCACCAGCAACCCGGCTGTGGTGGTCCGCCAGATGACCGACGCCGCCCACGAACCGATCTTCTGGAAGTTCATGGGCATCGAGGAGGGCCGGGTCAACTTCGACTTCCTCGAAAAACTCGATGACCTGCCGGGCCGTGTGGTGGACAACGCCGACTTCTTCCGGGTGCCCGCCCCCATCAGGATTGCCGACGCCGAGCTGTTCGAGCTGCTGCTGAATGAACTGGACAGCTGGCAGCGGGACGCGCGGGCGGCGGGCATCCTGCGGGGCTGA
- a CDS encoding TerD family protein — MQTFQTGQKTQLSTLTSQTNLTLTVQVTGPASEYDLILFGLDAAGQLSDDRYMIFFNQPRSPEGAIEMTSGARNEKVFQVDLSRLPASVRRLSLAATVDSGAFNAIDHAEVTLSSVGSPLMNYRVTGRDFQQQKAIMLLDLYFKDVWRVGAVGQGFNGGLDALVRHFGGTVADTPAARPPAPPPPAPAPAAPRPAATPPAPTINLGKITLDKQGQSAKISLRKDGQKDPIRVNLNWDKGGGFLRAGADLDLGCMFVMQDGQKGVIQALGNSFGSDRFEPFILLDKDDRSGASSDGENLVISRPDLIHTVVIFAFIYQGTSDFTKVNGRLTLKDPRGNEITVQLSNPDMRRTFCAIASIENVGGEVKITKEERYFKDHQEADQHFGFGFRWSAGSK; from the coding sequence ATGCAGACCTTTCAGACCGGACAGAAAACCCAACTGAGTACCCTGACCTCCCAGACCAATCTGACCTTAACCGTGCAGGTGACCGGTCCCGCTTCCGAGTACGACCTGATTCTGTTCGGCCTGGACGCGGCGGGCCAGCTGAGCGACGACCGCTACATGATCTTCTTCAACCAGCCGCGCAGCCCGGAAGGGGCGATAGAGATGACAAGCGGCGCGCGCAATGAGAAGGTCTTTCAGGTGGACCTGTCGCGCCTGCCTGCGTCTGTTCGCCGCCTGAGTCTGGCGGCAACGGTAGACAGCGGGGCCTTCAATGCCATCGACCACGCTGAGGTCACGCTGAGCAGCGTCGGGAGTCCCCTGATGAACTACCGCGTGACCGGGCGCGACTTTCAGCAGCAGAAGGCGATTATGCTGCTGGACCTGTACTTCAAGGACGTGTGGCGGGTCGGCGCGGTGGGTCAGGGCTTCAACGGCGGTCTGGACGCGCTGGTCAGGCACTTTGGCGGCACGGTGGCCGACACGCCCGCCGCCCGGCCTCCGGCCCCGCCGCCACCCGCACCGGCGCCCGCCGCGCCGCGTCCCGCAGCCACGCCGCCCGCGCCGACCATCAACCTGGGCAAGATCACGCTGGACAAGCAGGGGCAGAGCGCCAAGATCTCGCTGCGCAAGGACGGTCAGAAGGACCCCATCCGCGTCAATCTGAACTGGGACAAGGGCGGCGGCTTCCTGCGTGCCGGGGCCGATCTGGACCTGGGCTGCATGTTCGTCATGCAAGACGGCCAGAAGGGCGTGATCCAGGCGCTGGGCAACAGCTTTGGCAGCGACCGCTTCGAACCGTTCATCCTGCTGGACAAGGACGATCGCAGCGGCGCGTCCAGCGACGGCGAGAATCTGGTGATCTCGCGCCCGGACCTGATTCACACCGTCGTGATCTTTGCCTTCATCTACCAGGGCACCTCCGATTTCACCAAGGTCAACGGCCGCCTGACCCTGAAAGACCCACGCGGCAACGAGATCACCGTGCAGCTCAGCAACCCCGACATGCGCCGGACGTTTTGCGCCATTGCCAGCATCGAGAATGTGGGCGGCGAGGTCAAGATCACCAAGGAAGAACGGTATTTCAAGGACCACCAGGAGGCCGATCAGCATTTCGGCTTCGGCTTCCGCTGGTCGGCAGGCAGCAAGTAG
- the hspR gene encoding heat shock protein transcriptional repressor HspR, fused homodimer type: MASDSKHRPVYVISVAAELVDMHPQTLRLYERKGLIRPGRSSGKTRLYSERDIEHLREIRRLTQELGVNLAGVEEVMRLQHELDDLQGEFEAEITRIEDELRDRASSRVLPSSEGRTDPKDRPVYVISIAAELVDMHPQTLRLYERKQLISPGRSSGKTRLYSERDIEHLREIRRLTQELGVNLAGVEEIMRLRHELDGARSNLEGNVRRIQDDLSERMTKLRTLPSPVNGPEGGGEAVERD; encoded by the coding sequence ATGGCCTCGGACTCTAAACATCGCCCGGTCTACGTGATCTCGGTGGCGGCGGAACTGGTGGATATGCACCCGCAAACCCTGCGCCTGTACGAGCGCAAGGGCTTGATCCGTCCCGGGCGCAGCAGCGGCAAGACCCGGCTGTACTCCGAGCGCGACATCGAGCACCTGCGCGAGATCCGGCGGCTGACCCAGGAACTGGGCGTCAATCTGGCCGGCGTCGAGGAGGTGATGCGCCTCCAGCACGAACTCGATGACCTTCAGGGCGAGTTCGAGGCCGAGATCACCCGCATTGAGGACGAGCTGCGCGACCGGGCCAGCTCCCGCGTCCTGCCCAGCAGCGAGGGCCGCACCGATCCCAAGGACCGCCCGGTCTACGTGATTTCCATCGCCGCCGAACTGGTGGACATGCACCCGCAGACCCTGCGCCTGTACGAGCGCAAGCAGCTGATCAGCCCGGGGCGCAGCAGCGGCAAGACCCGGCTGTACAGCGAGCGCGACATCGAACACCTGCGTGAGATCCGGCGGCTGACCCAGGAACTGGGCGTCAATCTGGCCGGCGTTGAGGAAATCATGCGCCTGCGCCATGAGCTGGACGGGGCGCGGTCCAACCTGGAGGGCAACGTGCGCCGCATCCAGGACGACCTGAGCGAGCGCATGACCAAACTGCGGACGCTGCCCTCGCCCGTGAACGGGCCAGAGGGGGGAGGGGAGGCGGTGGAGCGGGACTAG
- a CDS encoding dipeptidase, whose product MTTSDLSAALKRDDANAELFELLRIPSVSADPAHRADMTKAAEFLRAKLASLGFTARVDETGGHPAVYAEHLKAPGKPTVLLYGHYDVQPEAPLEEWLTPPFEPTVRGGRIYARGATDDKGQAYAHIRGVELLLSQGELPINVKFFIEGEEEIGSPSIVPYLKAHADELSSDVIVISDGSRFAADVPTITYGVRGLSYVEIHVQGANRDLHSGSYGGAAPNPINALCEIIASLKDEQGRVTIPGFYDGIDPLTDEEREMWASLPQNDDEFAGSIGVSALPGEQGYSVLERLWGRPTLDVNGIWGGYQGEGSKTVIAAKAGAKVSMRLVPGQDPENITRLIQDYVPQIAPAGVKVEVKALHGGQPIKFDTSSEYVKAADRALQRVYGKPAVFARTGGSIPIVAYFAEILKSPVLFVDMGLNEDAPHSPNESFAVQDYHNGILTSAYLLEELGK is encoded by the coding sequence ATGACCACATCTGACCTGAGTGCCGCCCTGAAGCGCGACGACGCCAACGCCGAACTGTTTGAGCTGCTGCGGATTCCCAGCGTCAGCGCCGATCCCGCGCACCGGGCCGACATGACAAAGGCCGCCGAATTCCTGCGCGCCAAGCTGGCCTCGCTGGGCTTCACGGCGCGGGTGGACGAGACAGGCGGGCACCCTGCCGTGTACGCCGAACACCTCAAGGCCCCCGGCAAGCCCACCGTGCTGCTGTACGGCCACTACGACGTGCAGCCCGAGGCCCCGCTGGAGGAGTGGCTCACGCCGCCCTTTGAACCCACCGTGCGGGGCGGGCGCATCTACGCGCGCGGCGCCACCGACGACAAGGGGCAGGCCTACGCCCACATTCGCGGCGTGGAATTGCTGCTGTCGCAGGGCGAGCTGCCGATCAACGTCAAGTTCTTCATCGAGGGCGAGGAAGAGATCGGCAGCCCCAGCATCGTCCCGTACCTGAAAGCCCACGCGGACGAGCTGAGCAGCGACGTGATCGTCATCAGCGACGGCAGCCGCTTCGCCGCTGACGTGCCCACCATCACCTACGGCGTGCGCGGCCTGAGCTACGTGGAGATTCACGTTCAGGGGGCCAACCGTGACCTGCACAGCGGGTCTTACGGCGGGGCCGCGCCCAACCCGATCAATGCCCTGTGCGAGATCATCGCCAGCCTCAAGGACGAGCAGGGCCGCGTCACCATTCCCGGCTTCTATGACGGCATTGACCCGCTGACCGACGAGGAGCGGGAGATGTGGGCCAGCCTGCCTCAGAATGACGACGAGTTCGCGGGAAGCATCGGCGTGTCCGCGCTGCCCGGCGAGCAGGGCTACAGCGTGCTGGAACGCCTGTGGGGGCGCCCGACGCTGGACGTGAACGGCATCTGGGGCGGCTACCAGGGCGAGGGCAGCAAGACTGTGATCGCCGCCAAGGCCGGGGCCAAGGTGTCGATGCGCCTCGTACCCGGCCAGGACCCGGAGAACATCACGCGGCTGATCCAGGACTATGTGCCGCAGATCGCCCCTGCGGGCGTGAAGGTGGAGGTCAAGGCCCTGCACGGCGGCCAGCCCATCAAGTTCGACACCTCCAGCGAGTACGTGAAGGCGGCAGACCGCGCCCTGCAGCGCGTGTACGGCAAGCCTGCCGTCTTTGCCCGCACCGGCGGCAGCATTCCCATCGTGGCCTACTTCGCCGAGATTCTGAAAAGCCCGGTGCTGTTCGTGGACATGGGCCTGAACGAGGACGCCCCCCACAGCCCCAACGAGAGCTTCGCCGTGCAGGACTACCACAACGGCATTCTGACCAGTGCCTACCTGCTGGAGGAACTGGGCAAGTGA
- a CDS encoding TerD family protein, with amino-acid sequence MAVSLKKGGNVSLSKEAPGLNAITVGLGWDPRATDGKEFDLDASAFTLKADGKVRADGDFIFYNNKVSSDGSVVHNGDNRTGEGEGDDETIDIDLSKVPADIDKVAIAVTIDEADTRGQSFGQVGGAFIRVLNKDGGAEIARYDLSEDYSTETAVIFGEIYRNGSDWKFRAVGQGYAGGLAPLARNFGVNV; translated from the coding sequence ATGGCAGTATCACTGAAAAAAGGCGGCAACGTTTCCCTGAGTAAGGAGGCCCCTGGCCTCAACGCCATCACCGTGGGGCTGGGCTGGGACCCCCGCGCGACCGACGGCAAGGAATTTGACCTGGACGCCAGCGCCTTTACCCTCAAGGCCGACGGCAAGGTGCGCGCCGACGGCGACTTCATCTTCTACAACAACAAGGTATCCTCCGACGGCAGCGTGGTGCATAACGGCGACAACCGCACCGGCGAGGGCGAGGGCGACGACGAGACCATCGACATCGACCTGAGCAAGGTGCCCGCCGACATTGACAAGGTGGCCATTGCCGTGACCATCGACGAGGCCGACACCCGTGGGCAGAGCTTCGGTCAGGTGGGCGGCGCATTTATCCGCGTGCTGAACAAGGACGGCGGCGCGGAAATTGCCCGCTACGACCTGAGCGAGGATTACAGCACCGAGACCGCCGTGATCTTCGGCGAGATCTACCGCAACGGCAGCGACTGGAAGTTCCGCGCCGTGGGTCAGGGCTACGCGGGCGGTCTGGCGCCGCTGGCCCGTAACTTCGGCGTGAACGTCTGA
- a CDS encoding metallophosphoesterase: MRELWVIGDIHGSYGKLRSMLLRAGLIDFDGGWTAGDAQLVFLGDYVDRGPRGVEVIRLIRSLEVQATEVGGQVTALLGNHEVMFLATLMFRHTDPADTLGFRDYWLSNGGQDRDLALLDPGDLAWLEARPALALIGSWLMVHADSPMYLRLGETLEAVNAHVHTLMQGRDANAWGTFLNAFADRFAFALNNGEKVARRMLATFGGERLAHGHTPVYVLLDEYLHGPTLGAGAPIPYAGRLCVAMDSGMAYRDEAGFIARLDDGGIAEVISNPGSGPAY; this comes from the coding sequence TTGAGGGAGCTGTGGGTAATCGGGGACATTCACGGCTCGTACGGCAAGCTGCGCTCCATGCTGCTGCGTGCCGGCCTGATCGACTTTGACGGTGGCTGGACGGCAGGCGACGCCCAGCTGGTCTTCCTGGGAGACTACGTGGACCGCGGCCCCCGGGGCGTGGAAGTTATCCGCCTGATCCGCAGTCTGGAAGTCCAGGCCACCGAGGTGGGGGGGCAGGTCACGGCGCTGCTGGGCAACCATGAGGTCATGTTCCTGGCCACCCTGATGTTCCGCCATACTGACCCTGCCGACACGCTGGGCTTCCGCGACTACTGGCTGAGCAACGGGGGGCAGGACCGCGATCTGGCGCTGCTGGACCCCGGCGATCTGGCGTGGCTGGAGGCGCGGCCCGCGCTGGCCCTGATCGGCTCCTGGCTGATGGTGCACGCCGACAGTCCGATGTACCTGCGGCTGGGCGAGACGCTGGAGGCCGTCAACGCGCACGTCCACACGCTGATGCAGGGGCGCGACGCCAACGCCTGGGGCACGTTTCTCAACGCCTTCGCGGACCGTTTCGCATTTGCGCTGAACAACGGCGAGAAGGTGGCCCGGCGCATGCTCGCCACCTTCGGCGGGGAGCGGCTGGCGCACGGCCACACCCCGGTGTACGTGTTGCTCGACGAGTACCTGCACGGGCCGACGCTGGGGGCGGGTGCCCCGATTCCCTACGCGGGCCGGCTGTGCGTGGCGATGGACAGCGGCATGGCCTACCGCGATGAGGCCGGATTCATCGCCCGGCTGGATGACGGCGGCATCGCCGAGGTGATCTCGAATCCGGGCAGCGGTCCGGCATACTGA
- the purN gene encoding phosphoribosylglycinamide formyltransferase, with amino-acid sequence MNLAFLASHGGSAARHLTGACRAGELDAVPVALISNNSRSPALAWARDAGLRTAHLSGAKYPDPEALDAAILNFLQDVGADLLILSGYMRELGPQVLDAFAGRVLNIHPSLLPRHGGRGMYGDRVHLAVLEAGDSASGATVHLVTSGIDEGPRLAQQEVPVRPGDTLETLKARVQAIEGELMLRAVRELVAELRPIDAPP; translated from the coding sequence GTGAACCTCGCCTTCCTCGCCTCGCACGGCGGCAGCGCGGCGCGGCACCTGACCGGGGCGTGCCGTGCCGGAGAGCTGGACGCCGTGCCGGTGGCCCTGATCAGCAACAACAGCCGCTCCCCTGCCCTGGCCTGGGCGCGGGATGCCGGCCTGCGCACCGCCCACCTGAGCGGCGCGAAGTACCCGGACCCGGAGGCGCTGGACGCCGCCATCCTCAACTTCTTGCAGGACGTGGGGGCGGACCTGCTGATCCTCAGCGGCTACATGCGTGAACTGGGGCCGCAGGTCCTGGACGCCTTCGCGGGGCGCGTGCTGAACATCCACCCCAGCCTGCTGCCCCGGCACGGCGGGCGCGGCATGTACGGGGACCGGGTGCATCTGGCGGTGCTGGAGGCCGGCGACAGCGCGTCCGGCGCGACGGTGCATCTGGTCACCTCCGGCATCGACGAGGGGCCGCGGCTGGCGCAGCAGGAGGTGCCTGTGCGTCCGGGCGACACGCTGGAGACCCTGAAAGCCCGCGTGCAGGCCATCGAGGGCGAGCTGATGCTGCGGGCGGTGCGGGAACTGGTGGCCGAGTTGCGGCCCATCGATGCACCCCCCTGA
- a CDS encoding TerD family protein: MPISLKKGQQISLAKEAGPSLSTVRMGLGWDAVKKKGFFGFGGGQASVDLDANALMFDAGGTLLDVVWFRQLQSKDGSVKHSGDNRTGAGDGDDETITVDLTRLPANVNTVVFTVNNFTGQDFGQIENAYCRLVNTQGEAEIARYDLSAGGQHSAMILASLKRQGGDWTMTAIGSPSRGRTYQDNLPDIKAYL; the protein is encoded by the coding sequence ATGCCCATTTCGCTCAAGAAAGGACAGCAGATCAGCCTCGCCAAGGAAGCTGGCCCCAGCCTCAGCACCGTTCGTATGGGTCTGGGCTGGGACGCCGTGAAGAAGAAGGGCTTTTTCGGCTTCGGCGGCGGGCAGGCCTCGGTCGACCTGGACGCCAACGCGCTGATGTTCGACGCGGGCGGCACGCTGCTGGACGTGGTGTGGTTCCGGCAGCTTCAGAGCAAGGACGGTTCGGTCAAGCACAGCGGCGATAACCGCACCGGCGCAGGCGACGGCGACGACGAGACCATCACGGTGGACCTGACGCGCCTGCCGGCCAACGTCAACACGGTGGTCTTTACCGTCAACAATTTTACCGGGCAGGACTTCGGTCAGATTGAGAACGCCTACTGCCGTCTGGTCAACACCCAGGGCGAGGCCGAGATCGCCCGCTACGACCTGTCGGCGGGCGGTCAGCACAGCGCAATGATCCTGGCCAGCCTCAAGCGCCAGGGCGGCGACTGGACCATGACCGCCATCGGCTCGCCTTCACGCGGGCGCACCTACCAGGACAACCTGCCGGACATCAAGGCCTACCTGTAG